One Spinacia oleracea cultivar Varoflay chromosome 4, BTI_SOV_V1, whole genome shotgun sequence DNA segment encodes these proteins:
- the LOC110787781 gene encoding probable F-box protein At1g65740 has translation MADWSILPSDILCEIALKLDAVEDLVDFSAVCSSWYCVYTMIKKKWTAKMPWLMLAENTEEEDNPNYIRKTFCHMRERCYSLSLPQSFGARCWGSSSGWIVTFDFKLELHMLNPFSGVRIRLPNPPKHAEKPPPDPDIPFTDEEIKARLENERLLGAEKVIVLGGDDEYDDDCVVVLIQGRSTINLGHLLERQRLVGLMMLCVVVHKF, from the coding sequence ATGGCTGATTGGTCAATCTTGCCTAGTGACATACTTTGTGAAATTGCATTGAAACTAGATGCCGTAGAAGATTTGGTTGACTTTTCTGCTGTATGTAGTTCATGGTATTGTGTTTATACTATGATTAAAAAGAAGTGGACCGCGAAAATGCCATGGCTGATGCTGGCGGAAAACACAGAAGAAGAAGACAACCCTAATTATATTAGGAAAACATTTTGTCATATGAGGGAACGCTGTTATTCGTTAAGCCTCCCTCAAAGTTTTGGGGCAAGATGTTGGGGTTCATCCTCTGGTTGGATTGTGACATTTGATTTTAAACTAGAGTTGCATATGTTGAACCCATTTTCCGGGGTTCGAATTCGCCTTCCTAATCCCCCTAAACATGCAGAGAAGCCACCACCAGATCCCGATATTCCTTTTACCGACGAGGAAATAAAAGCTCGTTTAGAGAACGAAAGACTACTTGGAGCTGAGAAGGTTATTGTTTTAGGAGGCGATGATGAGTATGACGATGATTGTGTTGTTGTGCTTATACAAGGCCGAAGTACGATCAATCTTGGACATTTGTTAGAACGCCAAAGACTTGTCGGGCTTATGATGTTATGCGTCGTGGTTCACAAATTTTGA